The genome window GGAATTAAAACAAGTCAAATGCAAGATTTGCTTAATAATGCTCAAAAGGCACTAGATTTAGCTAAGGCTAATGGTAAAAATAGGGTAGAGGTATGTTTTTAGATTGTGATTTTAATGAAAAAATCATAGATACGCATTGTCATCTAGATAGTCAAGCTTATTTTGGATATTTGGATGAGATGTTAAATCATGCCTTTGCTAATGGAGTGGATAAAATCATCATACCTGGTGCAGATATAAAAGATTTGCCAAGAGCAAGAGAGATTGCGCATAACTATAAAAATGTGTATTTTTCTTGTGGGGTACATCCTTATGATATAGATGATTTTGATTTAGATATTTTAAAAGAATTTATAAATGATAAAAAATGCGTTGCAGTGGGTGAGTGCGGGCTTGATTATTATCGTTTAAATGCTGATGAAGATGAAATAAAAGCAAAACAAAAAGAAGTTTTTATAGCTCAAATTCAACTAGCTGTTGAATATAAAAAGCCTTTGATTGTGCATGTGCGTGAAGCTAATGAAGATAGTTTTAATATTTTAAAAACATATGCAAAGGATTTACAAGGTGGTGTTTTGCATTGTTTTAATGCTAGTGAGCTTTTACTTCAGTTAGCAGATAATGGTTTTTATTTTGGTATAGGTGGGGTTTTAACTTTTAAAAATGCAAAAAAACTAGTAGAAGTTTTACCTAAAATTCCAAAAGATAAACTTGTTTTGGAAACAGATGGACCTTATTTAACTCCAGAACCATATCGTGGCAAAGTAAATGATCCTATTTTGACACATTTTGTGGCACAAAAAATGGCTTATCTTTTAAATTTATCTAAAAATGAAATAATAAAACTTACTAATTTTAACGCTAATCGTTTGTTTTTCCAAGGTTTATAATGAAAAAAAGCTTTTTGTTTTTTATTTTAGTATTATTATGTTTAAATGCTAAGGCCTTGCAATTTACTCCAGAGCATTACACGCAGCAGGCACAAATTTTAAGAAATTTAGATATAGAGGCAAGTTATCTTAGTGATATGATTTTTTTAGAATTTAAAGAATCTTCCATGGATATGCATTCTAAAACTTTAGTGGATACGATGAGAGAATTTTACAAAGTCACTCCGATTATCCGCAAAATTTTAGAAAAAGAAAATATTCCTCAGGAATTTTTGTATTTAGCTATTGTGGAATCTGGTTTAAAAATTCATAGTATTTCAAGAACTAAAGCAGTAGGTGTTTGGCAATTTATGAAACCAACTGCGCAAACTTTGGGTTTAAGGATAGATCCTTATGTAGATGAGAGAAAAGATTTAGTAAAATCAACTTATGCAGCTATTGCTTATTTAAAACAGCTAAAAGAGCAATTTGGAAAATGGTATTTGGCTATTTTGGCCTATAATTGTGGTGATGGTAAATTGCGTCAAGCTATAAAAAAAGCAAAAAGCGATGATTTAAGAATCTTACTTGATCCTGATAAAAAATATTTACCATTGGAAACTAGAGTTTTTATTAGAAAAATTCTTACCATGGCATTTTTGGCAAATAATAATGATTTTTTAATTTCTCAAGATAGTGCCTTGCTTAATTATGCTTTATCAAGTGAAGTTAAAAAAATCTCAGTTCCCCCAAGTGTATCTTTAAAGGAACTTGCTAAAGTAGCTAAAATGTCTTATAGTGAATTTAAACGTTATAATCCACATTTTAATTATGATTTTACCCCACCTGATAAAAAAGATTATTATATGTATATTCCTTTAAGTAAAAGTGTAGCAGTGGAAAAGGCATTAGAGAATGTAAAATTGGCTAAGGTGGATACAACCATTCCGCATACAAAAATTTATATAGTAAAAGAGGGTGATAGTCTTTATACTATTGCAAAAAAGCATAAAATTAGTGTTGAAAGTATCAAAGAATATAATAAAATTAAAGGAAATTTGATTAATATTAATCAAAAACTTGTGTTAAAAATTAAGGAGAATAATAATGCAAAAATCAAAACTACTCAAAAATTATCAAAAAACTCTCATACAAAAGTCGTTAGTCGTTAGTTGTGTAGGAGTTTTATTTAGCGCTTGTAGTATGGTACCTATTAACACGCCTACTGTGTATTATCCAGAAAGAGATTTTAAAAGTATAAAGCATAATAATACAGGCTTAAAAGGCACTATGAAGCCTTATACTATTAATGGCAAAACATATTATCCAACTGTAGTAGAAGTAGGTGAGACTGCTGATGGGATAGCCAGTTGGTATGGACCGGGTTTCCATGGTAAAAAAACTTCTAATGGTGAAACCTATGATCAACATGCTTATACTGCGGCTCATAAAACTTTACCTATGAATACCATAGTAAAAGTAACTAATTTAAAAAATCATCGACAAACTACTGTTAGAATAAATGATAGAGGGCCTTTTGTAGCAGGTAGGATTATAGATTTATCTAATATGGCTGCAAGAGATATAGATATGATACAAGCGGGAACAGCTCCTGTAAGACTTGAAGTGATTGGCTTTGGAACAAGTGCAAGTTCGGGTTCGGTGCATACTAATTCTAATTTAGGTAGTAGTGGAGAGATTGCTGATAGTGGTCATATTTTCCAAGGTGGATCTTTTATGGTGCAAATTGGCGCATTTAGAAATAAAAGTGGTGCAGAGCTAATAGCAAGTAGATATAAAAATTATAATTCTTATACTTCAACAATACAAACAAGTACTAAAGATGGTTTACATAGAGTATTTTTAAGAGGCTTTAGAAGTGAGCAAGAAGCAAGAGATTTTGTTGATAGCGGATCTTTCCCAGGTGCATTTATAGTAAGAGAGTAAAATTATGATAGAACTTATTTTTTTAGATGTAGATGGGTGTTTAACAGATGGTAAAATCATCTACACGCAAAATTATGGCGAGATTAAAGAATTTAATGTAAAAGATGGTGCGGCGATTGAAGCTTGGCAAAAACTTGGTAAAAAAGTTGCTATTATTACAGGTAGGACTAGCGAGTGTGTGTATTTTAGGGCCAGGGATTTAAAAATTGATTTAGTCTATCAAGGTATTAGTGATAAACTAGCTTGTGCTAAAGAAATTTTAGAAAAATTAAATTTAGACTTTTCTCAATGTGCTGCTATTGGGGATTATTATAATGATATGAGTTTGCTTGAAGCAGTTGGATATAGCTTCAAGCCAAAAGATGCACATAAGGCTTTAAAAACTGATAAAGTTTTAAATAGAAAAGGTGGTAATGGAGCGGTGAGTGAGATGATTGAAATTTTGATTGAAAACAATAATATGCAAGCTCAATGGGATAAACTTTGGCGATAAAAATTTTTGCTATATTGATGAGTTTATTCGCCTTTGTTATGGTAATTTTAAGTACTCAAGATCCTTATTTATTTGCCATAAAACCACAAAAGGTAGATGTGGCAAATATGCAAGCTTTTGATGTGCTTGATTATGAGTTAAATGCTAGCGTAATTAAGGCTACATATCAAGCAAGTCGATGGGTAAAATATCAAGATAAAGATATTTTTGATGATTTTAAAGTGCAAGCACTTGATTATAATTTAAGTTCAAATTTATTAGTAAGAAATGAAGAAAAGTCTATTTTAGAAGGTAATGTAAGCTATTTTGATCATAATCAAACTTCTATTTTTACTCAAAAAGCAACTTATGATATGAAAAATAAAATTTTATTTTCTAATGATAATTTTAAAGCATATATAGGTTTAAATGAAGTTTTTGGGGATAATTTTTTATATGATGTAAATCAAAAAGAATTAAAAATTCAAGGAATAAAAGCATGGTTTTTAGAGTAATAATTTTTTTATGTTTGTTAAATTTATTTGCATTTAGTGCGCAAAAAATAGAAGTTTACGCTAAAGATTTTTATTTAGATGAAAAAAATGAAACAAGTGTATTAACTGGTGATGTGGAAGTTAAAAAAGGCAAAGATATTTTAAATTCGCAAAAATTGGTTATTTATATGAAGAATAAACAGCCTGTTAAATATATAGCCACTAAGGATGCTAAATTTAAAATCATGATGAAGGATAAAACTTACCATGGAAGCGGTGATGAGTTCATTTATAATGTGGCTAAGGATACATATGAGATTAATGGCAATGCAAAAATTACAGAAATACAGACAAAAAAAGAACTTATAGGTGATAAAATCATAGTAGATAGAAAAAATATGACTTATAGAGTGGTGAGTAAAGATAAAAAACCTGCTAAATTTGTATTTGAAGTAAAAGAATGATACTAAATGCTAAATTTTTAACTTCTGCTTCTAAAATAGATGAAGCACCACAACCTATATACACTGAAATTGCTTTTTTAGGACGTTCTAATGTGGGCAAAAGTTCTTTGATTAATACATTATGTAAAAATAAAAATTTAGCAAAAAGCTCTTCAACCCCAGGTAAAACCCAGCTCATAAATTTTTTTGAAGTTGATTGTAAGAAAGATGATGATAAATTCAAACTAATATTTATTGATTTGCCTGGTTTTGGTTATGCTAAAGTGAGCAAGAAAACTAAGGCTATTTGGAATAAAAATTTAGATGAGTTTTTAAAAGAGCGTAGTTCTATTAAACTTTTTATTCATCTAATAGATTCAAGACATGATAATTTAGATATTGATGCAAATTTAGATTTGTATTTAGATTCTTTTATTAGAGCTGATCAAAAAAAAATAACAGTTTTTACAAAAGCAGACAAGCTCAATCAAAGTCAAAAAGCAAAGATTTTAAATGCAAATAAAAATGCCATTTTGGTGTCAAATTTGAAAAAAAGTGGTATTGATAAATTAGAACAAAAAATTATTCTAGAGAGCTTGGGTTTTAATGAGGAGTAGAAACTTAGTAAAAAATAGATTTGATTTTTCTTATTTATTTTTTTATTTAACTTTGATTTTTTACCAAGTATTAAGCTCTGTATATTATTGGATGCCTCCTTTATTTGGGGTGTTTTTTTGTTATATGATAGTGCTCTTAAAAGAAAAAGAAAGAACCCTTAATAAGCTTGATTTTAGATGGTATTTTTCTTTGTTTTATCTTTTATTGATTGATATTATTCATGGGTTTTATCTCTTTAGCTCATGGATAGCTTTTTTTATTTTTTATCATTTTTTTGTAGATTGGTTTAAAAGTAAATTAAAACTAGGGCGTTATTTACTCGTTATATTCACTCTTTGCGCTTATGTTTTTATCTATCTTTTTGATGTGTTTTTAGCATATTTAGACAATAGTGAAATTTTAAAATTTGGTATTGAATATTTATGGTTTTTTGTTGTTGAAGCTTTGATTTCTTTTGTTATTTTTAAAGGAAAAATCTAATTATGCGTATGCGTTTAGTGATGGGTTTTATAGCTTGCTTTTTTATGCTTTTGTTAGCTAGAGTGTATTATATAAGTATTAAATCTAATGTTTATTACGAGGAAATAGCCAAGCAAAATGCCATTAAAACGCAGTTTTTAGCACCTGTAAGGGGACAAATTTTAGACATAAAAGGTAGACCCTTAGCGGTAAATAAATTAGGTTTTTCAATCTCCATAAAACCATATTTGTATATAAAAAAGAAAAACAGAAATCTTTTAGATCAAGAATTACAAGCTATAGTAGGAGCCTTTCCTGATTTAAATGCTACTAAGCTCAAAAGAGCTTATATAAAAGCTGATTCTTATTATAATCAAGATTATATAGAAGTGGTTCCATTTATAGAATATGATGCTATGATTAAGCATTTTACTAAGCTTAATTTACGTGAGAATATGCAAGTTAAATCTACTACTCAAAGATTTTATCCTTATGATGCTTTAGCTAGTCATGTTATAGGTTATGTTGGAAAAGCAAATTTAAATGATATGAATGAAAATGAAATTGCAAGATTAACTAGCTATGTAGGGCGTAGCGGTATAGAACGTTCGTATAATGAAATTTTGCAAGGTCAAAAGGGTGAAAAGGTTAGTAAGGTAAATGCATTAAATAAAGAAGTAGAAGAACTTTCTTACAAAAAACCTATATCAAGCAATATTACTTTAAGCATTGATCTTGATTTGCAAGAATACTTAGCTAGTATTTTTGAAAATTTAGCAGGTGCGGCTATAATAATGGATGTAAAAAGTGGGGCTATTTTAGCAGCGGGCAGTTTTCCTGAGTATAATCTTAATCCTTTTGTAACGGGTATTAGTCAAGAAGAATGGGATAAGCTTTCTAATGATTTAAACCATCCTTTTACTAATAAACTTATTAATGGACTTTATCCTCCAGGTTCTGTTGTGAAAATGGGTACAGCTTTAGCGTTTTTAGATAGTGGAAAAGTAAGTGAAAATCACAAGTATTTATGTGATTCTAACTTTGAGCTTGGCGGTAGAAAATTTAGATGTTGGAAAGCTATAGGTCATGGTTATGTAAACATGAATGATGCTATTAGAGAAAGCTGTGATGTGTATTTTTATAAAGGTGCTTTAGAAGTTGGTATTGATACTATTAGTTCTGTTTTTGAAAGAATAGGTTTTGGTGCAAAAACAGGAGTGGATTTACCTAATGAATTTATAGGAACAGTTCCTAATAGAATATGGAAAAAAGAAAAATACAACCAACCATGGTATCAAGGTGAAACTTTAAATACAAGCATAGGACAAGGTGATTTTCTTGCTACTCCTATGCAAGTAGCTAAATTTACAGCTATGATTGCTACAGCTAAAAATATTACACCACATTTTTTACATAGTGTTGATGATAATGTTACCAAGATAAATTTTGACAATAATGAAAGTGTTTTTACAACTTTTGAACTATCAAAACTCCCACTTTTAAGGCGTGCTATGTATGAAGTTGCTAATGAAGACGGTGGAACTACGGCAAGATTTTTAAGAAATTCGCTTATTACTATAGCAGCCAAAACAGGAACAGCACAAGTGGTTGGAATTTCTCAAAGTGAAAAAAAGCGTATTAAAGAAGAGGATTTAGAATATTTTTTAAGATCTCATGCTTGGATTACTTCTTATGCGCCTTATGAAAAACCACAATATGTAGTAGTGGTTTTAATCGAACATGGGAAAAGTGGTAGTAGCACAGGAGGGCCTATACTGGCTAAAATTTATCAAAAACTTATAGATTTGGGTTATATTGATAAAAAATATATCAAGAAAAAGACTAAATAATTAGCATCCCATCGCCATATGAGTAAAAACGATAATTGTTTTTTATGGCTTCATGGTAAAGCTCTAAGGTTTTTTCTCTACCTATAAATGCTGCCACAAGCATAATTAAAGTTGATTTTGGTAAGTGAAAATTAGTAAGTAAATAATCAAGTCTTTGTGGGGTGTTTTGTGGGTGTAAAAATAAATCACAAAAACCTTCTTTTATTTTTTTCCTATGATAATACTCTATACAACGAGTAACAGTAGTACCAACACCTAGTATTTTCTTAGAAGAATCAATTAAAGCACAAGTTTCATCATCAATATGAAAAAATTCTGAATGCATTTTATGTTCGCGTATATCTTCACATTCTACACCTTTAAAAGTTCCTGCACCAACGTGTAGTGTGATAGTATGGATATTATGATTTTTTTTAAGTTCATCGATCATTGCTTCATCAAAGTGTAAGCTCGCAGTAGGTGCAGCAACCGCACCTTGATTTTTGGCAAAAATACTTTGATAGTTAATGCTATCTTGTGCTTCATCTGCTCTTTTAATATAAGGTGGTAAAGGTATATGACCTATTTTTTCTAAAATTTCAAAAACTTCATGATGATTAAGTTTTTTTTCATCGTTAAAAAATTCTACCTCTCTTGTGCCATCACTGTGTAATTTTTTGATTTTAACTTTTAAAGAATTTTCAAAATATAAAATTTGTCCTTCTTTAACTTTGCCTCGAATTTGCACTAAAAAATCATTATTTTTTAAAGGATGGTTGATAAAAAGCTCTATTTTGCTACCACTTTCTTTAGTTCCATAAATTCTTGCTTTGATAACTTTGGTATCGTTAAAGATGATTTCACAGGGTGGTAAAATTTTAGCTAAGTTCTTAAAATGCAAGTGTGAAATTTGATCTTTATATCTTTCATATACTAAAAGCTTAGCATTTTCTTTAGGCAAAATGGGAAAATTTGCTATAAGTTGATTTGGTAGATTATAATCATAACTAGAAAGCAAAAGATCTTTATCAATCATTTTCATCATCTTCTTTTTGGCTAGGATTGACTTTTTTTGCTATATAAATAGAAATTCCATAAAGCCCGCACAAAGGTACAGCCATTAAAAATTGTGATATAACATCAGGTGGTGTCATCATAGCTGAAAAAACAAAAATCACTAAAACTGAAACTCTAAAGTGTTTTTTTAAAAATGCATCATCAACAAGTCCAAGTTTGGCAAAGAAAAAGGTTATTACAGGCATTTCAAAAGCCAAACCAAAAGCAATTATTAATTTAGTGAAAAAACCTACATACAAACCTATGCTAATTAAAGGTTTAAAATCTTGGGTTTGCACCCCAAAATCAATCAAAAATTTAAAAGCCAAAGGTATAACTATATAATAACAAAACAAAGCACCAAGTGCAAACATGATACTAGCAAAGCTTACAAAAGGCACTACTAGTCTTTTTTCATTATCATAAAGTCCAGGTGCTACAAACTTCCAAAACTGCCAAAAAATGACTGGCAAAGAAATCAAAAAAGCCGTAAAAAACGAAACCTTCATCGCGGTAAATAAAGGTTCTTGCAATTCAACGAAGGTCATTTGTCTTGAAATTTCAGGTAAGGCTGCTTCAACAGGTGCTTTTAGTATGTCTATGATATAGTTATTAAAACTAAAACATACAAAAAACATCACAACAACACAAGCAACACTTATAAATAATCTTTTTCTAAGTTCTACTAAATGCGGTTTTAATTCTTCAAACATTCTTAGCTTTCCATTTTCTGAGTATTTTTTTCATCTTTTTGAATTTTTTCTTCAAGATTAGAAAGTTCTTGTATATCTTTTTCTAAATCATTAATTTCACTTTTTAATTCTTTGGTGTTATTTAAAATATCTTCTTTGAGTTGATCAAATTCTTCAAAACTTAGTTTTTTTCTGATATTTTCATTAGTTTGTGAAAATTCATCTTTGTATTTTTGTGCTTCATCTTTTAATTCTGCTATTTTTAGTTCTTTATTAATACTTGCTTTTGCCTCATCAATATTGCTTTTAATGGCTTTTAAAATTTTTGCAATTTCAACTATAGTTGAAGGTAATTTTTCAGGCCCAAGCACTAAAATAGCTACAACTAAAATAACTAAAATTTCACCAAAACTCATTATTTTATCTTCTTTCGCTTGAATATATGGTTTACATTTTACATAAAAATACTTAAAAATATTATTACTTTTATTATATTAATATATAAAGATATATTGATATAATAATATATTTTAGTTATAATCACAAAAATTAAAATATTGAAAGGAAAAATATGTGGGATAAAATTTTAACTATTTTGCAAGAATTTCTGTTTCTTTTTAGCGAAATTTCAATTTTGTTTATTTTGGTGAGTATGTTTGTTGCTTTTGTGAATGAAAGATATTCTAAATTTTTTGAGGCTCATCTAAAAAGTGATGGATTTGGAAGCTATGTCAAAGCTATATTTTTAGGATCTTTAACACCTTTTTGTTCGTGTTCAAGTATACCACTTTTAAATGCTTTTTTAAGAGCAGGCGTTCCTTTAGGTGTATGTATAGCTTATCTTAGCACCTCGCCTTTAATTAATCCTATTATTTTAGTGATGTTTATAGCGAGTTTTGGAGTTAAGATAACCTTGCTTTATGTAGGATTTTTATTTGGGATTATTTTATTGCTTGCTTTTGGGATTTCAAAAACCAACACAAGAGTATTTTTCAATGAAAATTTTTTAAATAATGAACTTCAAGAAGGACAAGCAAAATCTTGTTGCTCTAGTGTTAAGTCACAACCTACTACACAAATTTCATGTTGTTCCAGCACTAAACCTAGTCAGTTTTTCGCTCAAAGTTCATGTTGTTCAAACCCTAAAATAACTCAGTCTGCTATGCAAAGTTCTTGTTGCTCGTCAAATAATTCATTGCTTAAATTTACAAAACCTGAAAGTAGATTAAAAAAATACTTCACTCAAAGTTTAAAAGAATACAAAAAAATCTTACCTTATATTGTTATTGGTATGGCTATAGGAGCTACAATACACGGTGCTTTCCCGCAAAATTTCTTTGAGGAATATCTTAAAGATTATGGAATTTTGGGTGTGATTATAGCTGCTTTTATAGGTGTTTTGCTTTATATGAATTGCTCGGCTATGATTCCAGTTGCCTTGTCTTTGACTCAAGCTGGTGTACCTTTAGGGATTATGATGAGTTTTCTAATAGCAGGAGCAGGGTGTTCTTTGCCTGAACTTATTTTGCTTAAAAGAATTTTCAAAACAAGCTTTTTGATTTTATTTGCAGGTATGATTGTTTTTATAGCAATTAGTTTTGGACTTTTAATGTTTTTTATATAAGGATTTTTATGCAAGAGTTTTTAAAAATAACAAGTGCGGTTAATGATGAAAGCAGGATTTTAATTCTAGCTTTTTTACAAAAACATGGAAAGCTTTGTGTGTGTGATTTGCAAAGCTCTTTAAATATGAGTCAATCAAGGCTTTCAAGACATTTAAAAATTTTAAAAGAAGCTAATTTTTTAGAAGTAGATAGACAAGGTGTTTGGGCGTATTATGGAGTAAAAGAAAATTTAAATAATTTTTGCAATGATGTGTTAAAAAACATCAATGAGCTTTCTATAAAGCTTCCTGAGCTTAAAAGATTTTCTTGCGAATGCCCTAAGGAATAAAATGAAAATAGCTTTTATTTGCATTCATAATAGTTGCAGATCTCAAATGGCTGAAGCTTTGTGTAAGAAAATATGTAAAGAGGTTGGATTGGATTTAGATGTTTATTCGGCAGGAAGTGATATTTCTAAAGGAATTAATCCTAAGGCTATAAAGATTTTAAAGCAAAAATACGCCCTTGATATAAGTTCTTATAAGGTAAAGAGTTTTGATAGTTTACCTAAGGATTTAGATATTGTTGTAGGAATGGGTTGTGGAGTAGCTTGTCCAAATATTGAAGCAAAGTTTCACTTTGACTTTGGCTTGGAAGATCCTAGTGATTTTGAAGATAAGGATTTTATTAAAGTAGTGGAAAGCTTGGAATTAAAACTTAAAGAGCTTTTAGAAAAAATCATACAAGGAGAACTTTAAATGCTTGGTTTTATAGATAGATTTTTAACCCTATGGATTTTTATAGCCATGGCTTTTGGATTATTTTTAGGATTTATATTTCCTAATATTACAAATTTTTGGGAGAGTTTTAATTATAATCAAAATAATGTTTTACTTATGGTATGTTTGGTTTTAATGATGTATCCACCTTTGGCTAAGGTTGAGTATAAAAAGATATTTAAAATTTTTCATTCTTTTAAAGCTTTAATGCTTTCTTTATTTTTAAATTGGATTTTTGGTCCTATTTTAATGTTTATATTAGCTTGGGTGTTTTTAAAAAATGATCTTGATTATATGCAAGGTATTATCATCATAGGTTTAGCTCGTTGTGTAGCTATGGTGGTAGTTTGGAGTGATTTAGCTAGGGCTGATAAAGAGTACACTGCTGCCTTAGTGGGTATTAACACTATTTTTCAAATTTTGTGTTTTGCTTTTTATGTGTACTTGTTTTTAGAGTTTTTTCCTTCTCTTTTGGGCTTGAGTTTTCAAAAT of Campylobacter lari contains these proteins:
- a CDS encoding arsenate reductase — its product is MKIAFICIHNSCRSQMAEALCKKICKEVGLDLDVYSAGSDISKGINPKAIKILKQKYALDISSYKVKSFDSLPKDLDIVVGMGCGVACPNIEAKFHFDFGLEDPSDFEDKDFIKVVESLELKLKELLEKIIQGEL
- the arsB gene encoding ACR3 family arsenite efflux transporter; the encoded protein is MLGFIDRFLTLWIFIAMAFGLFLGFIFPNITNFWESFNYNQNNVLLMVCLVLMMYPPLAKVEYKKIFKIFHSFKALMLSLFLNWIFGPILMFILAWVFLKNDLDYMQGIIIIGLARCVAMVVVWSDLARADKEYTAALVGINTIFQILCFAFYVYLFLEFFPSLLGLSFQNNLEIRMDEILKNVAIYLGLPFLLGILSRVIFIGLKGKEWFEQKFLPKISPITLITLLFTIIIMCSYRSSDIFNLPLDVFKICIPLFLYFVIMFYSSWFISKKLGLNYEKNTAISFSASGNNFELAIAISIASFGISSLQSFAAIIGPLIEVPVLILLVKWALKFKY